The Patescibacteria group bacterium genome includes a window with the following:
- a CDS encoding MFS transporter — protein sequence MKDYTYLFKNRNFIYLWSSQILSQLAINIMNFLLLTRLFSVTNSSIATSFLWVAYSLPAILLGPFASAYVDMADKKRLLIVTNFLQFLVIFTYAFTFNYNIFLAYGVAMAYSFLNQFYVPSESASLPSLIKKRDLPFANGLFFITQQFAVIAGFGFAGILSQLLGFQGALILCSLFLLTAFVSVSFLPKTRSIDLTVKSLDKLIFDFFYRIKEGYDFIKANNRVLFPFLLLLGMQVGLSIIVVNIPLIAQEILSIHADKAGVLVIVPAGIGASVGAIYIPNILRKLNIRKKKVVEISLALLAVSIFLLSFLFLWLYGTFKFVISLIILITMGSSFMGVIIPTQTFLQEVVPGGLRGRIFGNFWFLVTVASVFPVIFSGALSEFLGVRFLLFIFAAVSFTAFIFIKKKGDDLIGK from the coding sequence ATGAAAGATTATACTTATTTGTTTAAAAATAGAAACTTTATTTATCTTTGGTCTTCTCAAATCTTGTCTCAACTTGCAATTAACATAATGAATTTTTTGCTTTTAACCCGTCTTTTTTCTGTTACTAACTCGAGCATTGCTACCTCATTCTTATGGGTGGCTTACTCTTTACCTGCTATTTTATTAGGTCCTTTTGCATCAGCTTATGTTGATATGGCTGATAAAAAAAGGCTTTTGATAGTCACCAATTTTTTGCAATTTTTAGTTATTTTCACTTACGCTTTTACCTTTAATTACAATATATTTTTAGCTTATGGTGTGGCTATGGCTTATTCATTTTTAAACCAATTTTACGTTCCAAGTGAATCGGCCTCTCTTCCTTCACTTATCAAGAAAAGGGATTTACCGTTTGCAAATGGTTTATTCTTTATAACCCAGCAATTTGCTGTTATTGCTGGTTTTGGTTTTGCTGGCATACTGAGTCAGTTATTGGGTTTTCAAGGTGCCTTGATTCTGTGTTCATTATTTTTACTTACAGCTTTTGTAAGTGTTTCTTTCTTACCAAAAACTAGAAGTATTGATTTGACTGTAAAGAGTTTGGATAAATTGATCTTTGACTTCTTTTATAGAATTAAAGAGGGGTATGATTTTATTAAGGCTAATAACAGGGTTCTTTTCCCATTTTTATTACTATTGGGAATGCAGGTAGGTTTGTCTATAATTGTGGTTAATATCCCCTTGATAGCTCAAGAAATCTTATCAATTCATGCTGATAAAGCTGGTGTTTTGGTAATAGTTCCTGCTGGTATAGGTGCAAGTGTAGGAGCAATTTACATACCTAATATCCTTAGAAAGCTTAATATTAGAAAGAAAAAAGTGGTCGAAATATCGTTGGCTTTGTTAGCAGTTTCGATATTCTTGCTTTCATTTTTATTTTTGTGGCTTTACGGCACCTTTAAATTTGTTATATCCTTAATTATCTTAATAACTATGGGTTCTTCTTTTATGGGTGTGATAATACCCACACAGACTTTTTTACAAGAGGTTGTGCCTGGAGGTTTGAGGGGACGGATATTTGGGAATTTTTGGTTTTTAGTAACTGTTGCCAGCGTATTTCCGGTTATTTTTTCCGGTGCTCTAAGCGAATTTTTAGGGGTTAGATTTTTGCTTTTTATTTTTGCTGCTGTAAGTTTTACTGCTTTTATTTTTATAAAAAAGAAAGGAGATGATTTAATTGGAAAATAA
- the lemA gene encoding membrane protein, with protein MIYLVAAVIFVLLLWIISTYNFFVSTKARIKASIQEIGNQLKRQADLIPNLESSAKAYLKHEKGIFDSLAEARKAVESAVKSGNVQEMADAGSKLAAILPKIQVVMESNPEIKGSEVITKLMDELRDTSDKVMYARRLVIDLTADFNVKRASFPSNLVAAIFGFQEQPGLITPLEGEHIEVKGEDLKTPQVNL; from the coding sequence ATGATTTATCTAGTAGCTGCAGTAATTTTTGTTTTACTCTTGTGGATAATCTCCACCTATAATTTTTTTGTTTCGACTAAAGCAAGAATTAAAGCTTCAATTCAAGAGATAGGTAATCAGTTAAAAAGACAGGCGGATTTAATACCCAACCTTGAATCATCAGCAAAAGCTTATTTGAAGCATGAGAAAGGAATTTTTGATTCTTTGGCTGAGGCAAGGAAAGCGGTGGAATCAGCTGTCAAATCAGGGAATGTCCAAGAAATGGCTGATGCTGGAAGTAAGTTGGCTGCTATTTTACCTAAAATTCAAGTGGTAATGGAGTCAAACCCAGAAATAAAGGGCTCTGAAGTAATAACAAAGCTTATGGATGAATTGCGTGATACTTCAGATAAGGTAATGTACGCAAGAAGGTTGGTAATAGATTTAACTGCTGACTTTAATGTTAAAAGAGCCTCTTTCCCTTCTAATCTAGTAGCTGCCATCTTTGGATTTCAAGAACAGCCTGGTTTGATTACACCTCTTGAAGGGGAACATATTGAGGTGAAAGGCGAGGACTTGAAAACACCTCAGGTAAATTTGTAA
- a CDS encoding UPF0102 protein, whose protein sequence is MNDRRKGLGKLGEDAACFILQKQGYKILARNYHSFLGEIDIIALDKDTLVFVEVKLRTTSKFGLPEEAVDKRKIDKIKNVGFKFWQEKCPNIKKARIDVVSLKFQEGKIESRVIKSV, encoded by the coding sequence GTGAATGACAGAAGAAAGGGGTTAGGAAAACTGGGCGAGGATGCTGCTTGTTTTATTCTCCAGAAACAAGGTTATAAAATCTTAGCTAGAAATTATCATAGTTTTCTTGGTGAGATAGACATAATTGCCCTGGATAAAGATACTTTAGTTTTTGTGGAAGTAAAATTGCGCACTACCTCTAAATTTGGTTTGCCCGAAGAAGCAGTAGACAAAAGAAAGATTGATAAGATTAAAAATGTTGGGTTTAAGTTTTGGCAAGAAAAATGCCCAAACATAAAAAAGGCAAGAATAGATGTTGTTTCTCTTAAATTTCAAGAAGGCAAAATCGAAAGTAGGGTTATTAAATCAGTTTAA
- the htpX gene encoding protease HtpX, translated as MQNIYEATSANKRKSFLVVVFFLAFVSLASYFIVSALSYYWGYEASGLGIFGIALIISGFTTFIGYFFSDKIILTISNAHPADRNQDFEFYTVAENLSLVAGLPKPKLYIIEDSAPNAFATGRNPENAVVCVTRGLLEKLNRTELEGVIAHELSHIKNYDMLLMSIVAVLVGSISLLADIFLRTSFYRGNREEKNGIQSLVIILGILFAIVSPIIAQLIKLAISRRREFLADASAVMITKQPSGLISALRKISSDYEPLEVANKATAHLFVVSPFKGKGHRAVDWFSGLFNTHPPIEKRIEVLEKMI; from the coding sequence ATGCAAAATATTTACGAGGCGACGTCAGCAAACAAAAGAAAGAGCTTTTTGGTTGTTGTTTTCTTTTTGGCTTTTGTAAGCTTGGCTTCCTATTTTATTGTTTCGGCCCTTTCTTATTATTGGGGTTATGAAGCCAGTGGTTTAGGTATTTTTGGTATAGCCTTGATAATTTCAGGTTTTACCACCTTTATTGGTTATTTTTTCTCTGACAAGATTATATTAACTATTTCCAATGCCCACCCGGCAGATAGAAATCAGGATTTTGAATTTTATACAGTAGCAGAGAATTTGAGCTTGGTAGCAGGTTTGCCAAAGCCTAAACTTTATATTATTGAAGATAGTGCTCCTAATGCTTTTGCAACAGGTAGGAATCCGGAAAATGCTGTAGTTTGCGTAACCAGAGGATTGCTAGAAAAACTAAACAGAACCGAACTTGAAGGAGTTATAGCCCATGAGCTTTCTCATATTAAGAATTATGATATGCTTTTGATGTCAATAGTGGCTGTTTTAGTGGGTTCTATTTCTCTTTTAGCTGATATTTTTTTAAGAACTAGCTTTTATCGTGGAAATAGGGAGGAAAAGAATGGAATTCAAAGCTTGGTTATAATTTTAGGGATTCTATTTGCTATTGTCTCTCCAATAATTGCTCAGCTTATAAAATTGGCAATTTCAAGGAGGAGAGAATTTCTTGCTGACGCTTCAGCAGTTATGATTACAAAGCAACCATCTGGTTTGATATCAGCACTTAGGAAAATTTCTTCTGATTATGAACCTCTTGAGGTGGCAAATAAAGCTACAGCTCATCTTTTTGTTGTTAGTCCTTTTAAAGGCAAGGGCCATAGGGCAGTGGATTGGTTTTCTGGCCTTTTTAATACTCATCCTCCGATTGAAAAGAGAATTGAGGTTTTGGAAAAGATGATTTAA
- the ruvC gene encoding crossover junction endodeoxyribonuclease RuvC, whose protein sequence is MLVLGIDPGTATTGFGLIKDKDGVMEVVNWGLIETDKESLLGKRFINIYSQVSKLIKEFKPDVVAMEKIFFATNAKTAISVGQAQGVMIYCFAKSNLEVFEYAPGTIKKVVAGDGKAKKKDIQRSLRTIFGSKIRSAKKKKSHFDDSADALAVALCHILSSKYKKGGEKNV, encoded by the coding sequence ATGCTTGTTTTAGGTATTGATCCGGGAACGGCAACAACAGGATTCGGATTAATAAAAGATAAAGACGGCGTCATGGAAGTTGTTAACTGGGGATTAATTGAGACAGATAAAGAAAGTCTTTTAGGAAAAAGATTTATAAATATTTATTCCCAGGTTTCAAAACTTATCAAAGAATTCAAGCCTGATGTAGTAGCAATGGAAAAAATTTTTTTTGCTACCAATGCCAAGACTGCTATTTCTGTTGGTCAAGCACAAGGTGTAATGATCTACTGTTTCGCCAAATCTAATCTAGAAGTTTTTGAATATGCACCAGGAACTATCAAGAAGGTAGTTGCTGGTGATGGTAAAGCTAAGAAAAAGGATATCCAAAGATCACTAAGAACAATATTTGGTTCTAAGATCAGAAGTGCCAAAAAGAAAAAAAGTCACTTTGACGATTCTGCAGATGCTCTGGCTGTGGCATTATGTCATATTTTGTCTTCAAAATATAAGAAAGGGGGTGAAAAAAATGTTTAA
- the rplS gene encoding 50S ribosomal protein L19, with translation MAIRLKFKDSEFGVGDTVRVVQRIKEGDKERNQYFDGIVIAIKGKGSGKVFVVRKIGVQQIGIEKIFPVENPSIKEVKVLKRGTAGVRKAKLYYIRGKSRKEISRIYQKASLKENK, from the coding sequence ATGGCTATTAGGTTGAAATTCAAAGACAGTGAATTTGGTGTTGGCGATACCGTTAGGGTTGTTCAGCGCATAAAAGAAGGGGATAAAGAGAGGAACCAGTATTTTGATGGCATTGTAATTGCTATTAAGGGTAAAGGTTCTGGAAAAGTTTTTGTGGTTAGAAAAATTGGTGTTCAACAAATAGGAATAGAAAAAATCTTTCCAGTAGAAAATCCTTCTATAAAAGAAGTAAAAGTGCTAAAAAGAGGAACAGCTGGAGTGAGAAAAGCTAAGCTTTATTATATTCGAGGTAAATCCAGAAAAGAAATTAGTCGTATTTACCAAAAAGCTTCATTGAAAGAAAACAAGTGA
- the gatC gene encoding Asp-tRNA(Asn)/Glu-tRNA(Gln) amidotransferase subunit GatC yields the protein MTILTDKDIKHIAKLSKLTLSSSEVKKFKNQLSDIVNFIKELSSVDTEGVEPTSQTTGLLNSFRDDEVEAGLIQEEAFFSTENNYSGFFKVKALLSERGKK from the coding sequence ATGACAATCTTGACTGATAAGGACATAAAACACATAGCAAAACTTTCTAAGCTCACCCTTTCTTCGTCTGAGGTGAAGAAATTCAAAAATCAACTTTCAGATATAGTTAATTTCATTAAGGAACTATCCAGTGTTGATACCGAAGGAGTAGAACCAACTAGTCAGACTACTGGTTTGCTGAATAGTTTTCGTGATGATGAGGTTGAAGCTGGATTGATACAAGAAGAAGCTTTCTTTTCAACAGAGAATAACTATTCAGGATTTTTTAAAGTTAAGGCTTTATTGTCAGAAAGAGGGAAAAAATAA
- the gatB gene encoding aspartyl/glutamyl-tRNA(Asn/Gln) amidotransferase subunit B, whose amino-acid sequence MFCRCSADHFAKKPNTQVCPVCLGLPGALPYANRQAVLDTIKFGLSFGCNINLFSKFDRKHYFYPDLPKGYQISQYDLPLCYGGNWILKNGKKVRIRRIHLEEDTAKIVHQKVNNEEVSLLDFNRSGVPLMEMVTEPDFSEPDDIVEFLKNVQLNVRYLGISSADMEKGSMRLEANISLKKNTDPVDFLPDYKVELKNINSFRFLEKAVNAEIRRQVEVLSSGNKPIQETRGYNEEIGLTFSQRVKEEAQDYRYFPEPDIPPLKFDSAEINEIKKQIPELPNQKKNRFVREFSLPENYAEVLISDLQKANYFDEAVKLGKKYNLSALFLADLIVNKKMNEQFPEPAGLVKKAVELSKRDYASHEETLESVKEVLKEQVKAVSDFNAGKGSVIGFLIGMVQKKLKGKGDARLIDKLLRENI is encoded by the coding sequence ATGTTCTGCCGTTGTTCGGCTGATCATTTTGCTAAAAAGCCGAATACTCAAGTATGTCCTGTTTGTTTGGGTTTGCCCGGAGCTTTACCTTATGCTAATAGACAAGCAGTGCTTGATACAATCAAATTTGGGCTTTCTTTCGGTTGCAATATTAATCTTTTTAGCAAATTTGATCGGAAGCATTATTTTTATCCAGATCTTCCTAAGGGGTATCAAATTAGTCAGTATGATCTACCTCTTTGTTATGGAGGAAACTGGATTTTGAAAAATGGTAAAAAGGTTCGAATAAGGAGAATTCACCTAGAAGAAGACACGGCCAAGATAGTTCATCAGAAAGTAAATAATGAGGAAGTAAGTCTTCTTGATTTTAACAGAAGTGGTGTGCCTTTAATGGAGATGGTTACAGAGCCTGATTTTAGCGAGCCTGATGATATTGTTGAATTCTTGAAGAATGTCCAGTTAAATGTGAGGTATTTGGGAATTTCTTCAGCTGATATGGAAAAAGGTTCGATGAGACTTGAAGCCAATATTTCTTTGAAAAAGAATACTGATCCTGTTGATTTTCTTCCTGATTACAAAGTTGAGCTTAAGAACATAAATTCATTTAGATTTTTAGAAAAAGCTGTAAATGCTGAGATTAGAAGACAGGTTGAGGTTTTGTCTTCTGGCAATAAGCCTATTCAGGAAACTCGAGGTTATAATGAAGAGATTGGTTTAACTTTTTCTCAAAGAGTAAAAGAAGAAGCTCAGGATTATCGTTATTTTCCTGAACCAGACATACCGCCTCTTAAATTCGACTCTGCCGAGATTAATGAAATTAAAAAACAAATTCCAGAACTGCCCAATCAAAAAAAGAATAGATTCGTTAGAGAATTTTCTTTGCCAGAGAATTATGCTGAAGTTTTGATATCTGATCTTCAGAAAGCTAATTATTTTGATGAAGCAGTTAAGCTAGGTAAAAAATATAACTTATCTGCCTTATTTTTAGCTGATTTGATTGTTAACAAAAAGATGAATGAGCAGTTTCCAGAGCCGGCAGGTTTGGTTAAAAAGGCGGTAGAATTATCAAAGAGGGATTATGCCTCGCATGAGGAAACATTAGAATCTGTAAAGGAAGTCTTAAAAGAGCAGGTTAAAGCTGTATCTGATTTTAATGCGGGTAAGGGAAGCGTGATAGGATTTTTAATCGGTATGGTACAAAAGAAGCTTAAAGGAAAAGGTGATGCAAGATTGATAGACAAGCTTTTAAGGGAAAATATTTGA
- a CDS encoding DNA-directed DNA polymerase, whose amino-acid sequence MTRALRKMKDNKFVHLHVHTEYSLLDGLSRIKDLVVTVKDLGMDSVAITDHGVLYGVVEFYKKAKEMEVKPIIGMEAYIADSLKKQEKGQTYHLLVLAKDKKGYQNLMELSSIAHIEGFYYKPRIDKEILRTHREGLIVASGCMQGEISSLLRDGDYDKAKKAAGWYLDVFGDDYYLEIQRHNFLDYLELTSDNEIKSNIRQSAEDEEKVNNGLIKLSRDLGIPLIATNDVHYIRKEDAIAQDALVCISTGKTVGDKKRLRYVDTPDFYLKSKEEMYKNFSDIPDAIENTVKVAEKCNVEIEIGKWYFPKFPLPEGLTAEEQLRKFCYERVEDRVGNVDEKVKERLEYELNIINQKGYAPYFLIVADMVNWANERGIVTNTRGSAAGSLVSYVLGITTVNPLRYYLPFERFLNPYRPSPPDIDFDVADNRREEVIDYIVQKYGREKVAQICTFGRMLSRAAVRDIARVLGYPYSVGDKIAKLIPFPKQGFPVTIKSALEQVPELKEIYDKEQDAKKIIDLAMQIEGNARHISVHAAGVVVAPTKLTEFTPIQKEPSGEKIITQYEMHACEDVGLIKFDILGIRNLSILGAAVDILKKEGITVDLKKIPLDDKKTFEMLSRGETMGVFQLSSSGMTKYLKELKPTCVEDLMAMVALYRPGPIAVIPEYIKRKRNPKLVKVIDKRVEKYLEASYGLIVYQDDLLFCAIELAGYNWEEADKFRKAVGKKIPEEMAAQKEKFIQGVVKNGRSKEFAENLWKLFEPFQSYGFNKAHAASYGMVAYQTAYMKANYPVEYMTALLTAESGDKEKVSAAVNECRRMKIKVLPPDINESNKDFTIVKDESSLNGKAIRFGLGAIKNVGEAAIGAIISEREKGGAFPSYIDFVSRVDSRKVNKKVLESLIKAGAMSSFGSRTFLLANMDNLREKVVKKSGDENQPALFSDSEIKTTTSSINFGEEMLKEEFSNEEIESFEKQLLGFSLSSKPIDEILGGVETLATHKIDEIWDENLDLREVTLAGVIREIRVIFTKKDLKEMAFVKIEDPTGMVDLVVFPKIYENIKNLLSEDKPLVVVGSIDRREDSVTVIVKSVITDLEDNENKNAGEVMIEIPKGITKEQLLELKDFFLEIPGKHKVFLVFSENNQKVETQTRISWNQDIAKKIASILSPGRSYH is encoded by the coding sequence ATGACAAGAGCTCTAAGAAAGATGAAAGACAATAAATTTGTTCATCTTCATGTTCATACAGAATATTCTCTTCTTGATGGTCTAAGTCGTATAAAAGATCTTGTGGTAACAGTAAAAGATCTTGGAATGGACTCTGTAGCTATTACTGACCACGGAGTTCTATATGGTGTAGTTGAGTTTTATAAGAAAGCAAAAGAGATGGAGGTAAAACCCATTATTGGTATGGAAGCCTATATTGCAGATAGTCTTAAAAAACAGGAGAAAGGACAGACTTATCATCTTTTAGTTTTGGCAAAAGACAAGAAAGGTTATCAGAATTTGATGGAATTATCATCAATAGCTCACATAGAGGGATTTTATTATAAACCAAGAATCGACAAAGAGATTTTAAGGACACATAGAGAAGGTCTTATTGTTGCCTCTGGTTGTATGCAGGGGGAAATATCTTCTTTATTAAGAGATGGTGATTACGATAAAGCTAAAAAGGCAGCCGGTTGGTATTTAGATGTTTTTGGTGATGATTATTATCTTGAAATTCAGAGGCATAATTTTCTTGATTATTTAGAACTTACTTCTGATAATGAAATTAAAAGTAATATTAGACAATCAGCAGAAGATGAAGAAAAAGTTAACAATGGCTTAATCAAATTAAGCCGAGACTTGGGAATTCCTCTTATTGCCACAAACGATGTTCATTATATTAGAAAAGAGGACGCTATTGCTCAGGATGCTTTGGTTTGTATTTCAACAGGAAAGACAGTTGGAGACAAAAAAAGATTGAGATACGTTGATACTCCGGACTTTTATCTTAAGAGCAAGGAGGAAATGTATAAGAATTTTTCAGATATCCCCGATGCAATTGAGAATACGGTAAAGGTTGCTGAGAAATGTAACGTTGAAATAGAAATTGGTAAATGGTATTTTCCTAAATTTCCCCTACCAGAAGGGTTGACCGCCGAAGAACAACTTAGGAAGTTCTGTTACGAGCGTGTTGAGGACAGGGTGGGTAATGTAGATGAAAAGGTTAAGGAAAGATTGGAATATGAGCTTAATATTATTAACCAAAAGGGTTATGCGCCATATTTTTTGATAGTTGCTGATATGGTTAATTGGGCTAACGAAAGGGGCATTGTTACAAACACTAGAGGTTCGGCGGCAGGATCCTTGGTTTCTTACGTTCTAGGAATTACAACAGTTAATCCTCTTAGATATTATCTTCCGTTTGAGAGATTTTTAAACCCCTATCGGCCTTCTCCTCCAGATATTGATTTTGATGTTGCTGATAATAGAAGGGAAGAGGTTATTGATTATATTGTCCAAAAATATGGGCGGGAAAAAGTAGCACAAATATGTACTTTTGGAAGAATGTTGTCTCGAGCGGCTGTAAGAGACATCGCTCGTGTTTTAGGATATCCATATAGTGTGGGTGACAAAATAGCAAAGCTTATTCCTTTTCCAAAGCAAGGCTTTCCTGTAACTATTAAAAGTGCTCTGGAACAAGTGCCAGAGTTAAAAGAGATTTATGATAAAGAACAAGATGCGAAGAAAATTATTGATTTAGCTATGCAAATTGAGGGTAATGCAAGGCATATTTCTGTTCATGCGGCAGGAGTTGTTGTTGCCCCAACTAAACTTACCGAGTTTACCCCCATACAAAAAGAGCCATCGGGTGAGAAGATAATTACTCAGTACGAAATGCATGCTTGTGAAGATGTTGGGTTAATAAAATTTGATATTTTGGGTATTAGAAATTTGTCTATTTTGGGTGCGGCTGTAGACATCTTGAAAAAAGAAGGGATAACAGTTGATCTTAAAAAGATTCCGCTTGATGACAAAAAGACTTTCGAGATGCTTTCTAGAGGAGAAACGATGGGCGTCTTTCAACTTAGTAGTTCAGGAATGACCAAATATTTGAAAGAGCTTAAACCAACTTGTGTTGAAGATTTAATGGCAATGGTTGCTTTATATCGTCCTGGACCTATTGCTGTTATTCCTGAATATATTAAAAGAAAGAGAAATCCAAAATTGGTTAAGGTTATAGATAAGAGAGTTGAAAAGTACCTAGAAGCTTCTTATGGATTAATAGTTTATCAAGATGATCTTTTATTCTGTGCAATAGAGCTTGCCGGATATAATTGGGAAGAGGCAGACAAATTTAGAAAGGCTGTTGGCAAGAAAATTCCTGAGGAAATGGCAGCCCAAAAAGAGAAATTTATCCAAGGTGTGGTTAAAAATGGTCGATCTAAAGAATTTGCTGAAAATCTATGGAAATTATTTGAACCTTTTCAATCTTATGGTTTTAATAAAGCCCATGCTGCTTCATATGGAATGGTTGCTTATCAGACTGCCTATATGAAAGCCAATTACCCAGTTGAGTATATGACTGCACTTTTAACCGCTGAAAGTGGAGATAAAGAAAAAGTTTCAGCTGCGGTAAACGAATGTAGGCGAATGAAAATTAAAGTATTACCGCCTGATATAAATGAAAGTAACAAAGATTTTACTATTGTAAAAGATGAGAGTTCTTTAAATGGTAAAGCAATCCGTTTTGGACTTGGTGCAATTAAGAATGTTGGAGAAGCTGCTATTGGAGCTATTATCTCAGAAAGAGAGAAGGGGGGGGCTTTCCCCTCTTACATTGATTTTGTATCAAGAGTAGATTCTAGAAAAGTTAATAAAAAGGTCTTGGAAAGTTTAATCAAGGCAGGAGCGATGTCTTCTTTTGGTAGTAGAACTTTTTTACTTGCTAATATGGATAATCTTAGGGAAAAAGTGGTAAAAAAAAGTGGGGATGAAAATCAGCCAGCTCTTTTTTCTGACTCAGAGATAAAAACGACAACGTCCTCTATTAACTTTGGTGAAGAGATGCTTAAAGAAGAATTTAGTAATGAAGAGATAGAAAGTTTTGAGAAACAGCTTTTAGGATTTTCATTATCATCAAAACCTATTGATGAAATATTGGGAGGAGTCGAAACTCTGGCAACTCACAAAATTGATGAGATTTGGGACGAAAATTTGGACTTGAGAGAAGTTACCTTAGCGGGTGTTATTAGAGAAATAAGGGTTATATTTACTAAAAAGGATTTGAAAGAAATGGCATTTGTAAAAATAGAAGATCCAACTGGTATGGTTGATTTAGTTGTCTTTCCAAAAATTTATGAAAATATAAAAAATCTTCTCTCTGAAGACAAACCTTTAGTGGTAGTTGGTTCTATTGACCGTAGAGAAGATTCTGTAACCGTTATTGTGAAATCGGTAATAACTGATTTGGAAGATAATGAAAACAAGAACGCTGGGGAAGTGATGATAGAAATACCAAAAGGAATAACCAAAGAACAACTTCTAGAGTTAAAAGATTTTTTTCTTGAGATTCCTGGAAAACATAAAGTCTTTTTAGTTTTTTCCGAGAATAATCAGAAAGTAGAAACTCAGACAAGAATAAGTTGGAATCAAGATATTGCTAAAAAGATAGCTAGCATTCTTTCACCTGGTAGATCTTATCATTGA
- the gatA gene encoding glutamyl-tRNA(Gln) amidotransferase subunit A, whose protein sequence is MEIPLTIKETQEALRKGEISCVGLVDYYLERINKFDKEINAVLTVSSEVAYRKARENDKLIDQLGDRAFEEFPLLGVSVIHKDMFLTKGIRTTAASKVLEDYVPVYSATVVERLEKAGCITLGKANQDAWAHGSSGENSDFGPTKNPWNEKLVPGGSSSGSAASLAADFCLVSTGTDTCGSIRLPANYCGVLGLKPTYGSVSRYGVIAMASSLDSIGHFGRTVDDVRRVFEITKGIDGRDSTLASLHKKFIGKEHLKIGLPKEFLGEGLEDEIKNEVLHTAKILKEMGHEVVEISLPHTKYGIDVYYIIQPAEVSSNLARYDGVRYGKDRIFFGDEAKRRIMLGSYVLSAGYYDAYYLKAMKVRSIIIKEVEEAFEKVDVIIAPVSPTLPFKLGEKINDPLKMYLTDIYAATANLTGIPSLAVPSGFNKKGLPLGFQIMGPKFSENLLFDLAEKYHNFTDYSPKVVNLR, encoded by the coding sequence ATGGAAATTCCTTTAACCATTAAAGAAACTCAAGAAGCTTTAAGAAAAGGAGAGATTAGCTGCGTTGGGTTAGTTGATTATTATTTGGAGAGAATCAATAAGTTTGACAAGGAGATTAATGCTGTCCTAACTGTTTCTTCGGAAGTTGCCTATAGGAAAGCGAGGGAAAATGATAAGTTGATTGATCAACTGGGAGACAGGGCTTTTGAGGAATTCCCATTGCTTGGTGTTTCAGTAATCCACAAAGACATGTTTCTTACCAAGGGGATAAGAACAACTGCTGCTTCAAAAGTGCTTGAGGATTACGTTCCAGTTTATTCAGCTACTGTGGTAGAAAGATTAGAAAAGGCAGGTTGTATTACTTTGGGCAAAGCTAATCAAGACGCTTGGGCTCATGGTTCCTCGGGTGAGAATTCAGACTTTGGACCAACTAAAAATCCTTGGAATGAAAAGCTTGTGCCGGGTGGTTCTTCAAGTGGTTCTGCAGCTAGCCTTGCCGCTGATTTTTGTTTGGTATCAACCGGGACTGATACTTGTGGATCTATTAGACTTCCGGCAAATTATTGTGGTGTCTTGGGTCTGAAACCCACCTATGGTTCTGTATCAAGATATGGCGTTATTGCTATGGCTTCTTCTCTTGATAGTATTGGCCATTTTGGTAGAACTGTGGATGATGTCAGAAGGGTTTTTGAGATAACCAAGGGAATTGATGGCAGGGATTCGACTCTAGCTTCTCTTCATAAAAAGTTTATTGGTAAAGAACATCTCAAAATAGGGCTACCGAAAGAGTTTCTCGGAGAGGGTTTAGAAGATGAAATTAAAAATGAAGTCTTGCACACAGCAAAAATATTAAAAGAAATGGGTCATGAAGTTGTTGAAATATCACTTCCTCATACAAAATACGGTATTGATGTTTACTATATTATCCAACCGGCAGAAGTTTCTTCAAATTTGGCCAGGTATGATGGTGTTCGCTATGGAAAGGATAGAATCTTTTTTGGTGATGAAGCTAAAAGAAGGATAATGCTTGGTTCCTATGTTTTATCGGCTGGGTATTATGATGCCTATTATTTGAAAGCAATGAAGGTAAGGTCTATAATTATTAAGGAAGTAGAGGAAGCTTTTGAAAAGGTTGATGTTATTATTGCTCCAGTTTCTCCAACCCTTCCTTTTAAGTTGGGAGAGAAAATTAATGATCCCTTGAAAATGTATCTAACTGATATTTACGCAGCAACAGCCAATCTCACTGGTATTCCGTCTTTGGCAGTTCCATCTGGATTTAACAAAAAAGGTTTGCCTTTAGGTTTTCAGATAATGGGGCCTAAGTTTTCTGAAAACTTGCTGTTTGATTTAGCAGAGAAATACCATAATTTTACAGATTACAGTCCAAAAGTAGTAAACTTAAGATGA